The window ATTTTTCCCTTCCCTCTTTGTTAGGATTCTCTTCCGCCGCATCGGCGGGACGCGGCGGTTCTGTCTGCTAATGTAGCGGACCTGCGGGAAAATGCAAACGGGGAAGCGCATTTTTAACGGAATTTGATGAAAATATATTTGATTTTATGGATTTTGATGAATTATCCTTTTGTTGCTGAAATATTTTTCTATTGTTGATTCGGGAGATTCGAGGACAGAAAAAAAGCCCTTCCGGAACACTCCGGAAGGGCAGCAAAGCGATCGGCTGCGGCTGGCTTTTACTTGGCCTGCTCGTTCTTCTGCAGGACGCCGGCTTCGAGCAGCTTGTCGATGAGCTGCTGCATCGAGTTGAACGCGCCGAGGAAGCCCTGCGGCGGCATGATGATGCGTTCGTTGACCACCGGAGTCGGGGCCGCGCCGTTTTCGTTCGGCTGCAGGGTCACGAAATCGAAACGGACCATGCCGCCCGCAAAGTGAATCTGGCCGATGCCGTCCGCGAAAATCTCTTTCTTATGTTCCATTTTTCCATATTCTCCTTATTTTGACATGGATGGCTGACTGTTTCATATTTTACGGATGAGTATCACAATAACACCTTCCGGGGGAAAAGTCAACCCGGAAGGCGCCTCCGCACAGTTAAAAATTGAATTTAAAATAGTTGAACAGATGGGTCCGTATCCAGTTCCGCGCCTCATAGAAGCGCATGGCCGGGAGATTCTGGTCGTCACAGTTGAGCTGGAGCCGCCGGGCGCCCCGCTGTTTCGCCCACGCGCCGGCCGCGTCCAGGAGCCGGCTCCCGATGCCGCGCCGCCGGAACTCCGGGTGCAGCACCAGGTCCTCGATCTGGGCGGCATAGCTTCCCATCGCAGTCGAAATCTGGAGCTGCACGCCGCAGAAACCGGCGACCCGTCCGCCGCATTCCGCGACGAGAAGCTCCGCGAATGGCGATTCGAGCATCAGCGAGAGGCCCGCCTGCTGCTTTGATGCGTCCGGCTCGAAATCCTGCTCGAGCTCGAACAGCTGCCGCAGGAGTTCGACGAGCTCCGGGAGGTCCGCTTCGGCGGCCGGACGGATGCGGATCGCCTCCGTCATTCGTTTTCACCGTCATCAAATTTGTCGGTTCGGAACGGCAGCGCCGGCAGTCCGGCGCTGTTGCGCAGATCGGCCGACCGGGGGTTGTCGCTCCAGCCGTAGCGCACGGCGACCGGCTCCGGAACCTGCGGACTTGAAACGGCGACCTTGACTCCGGCGATCACGGCTTCGGCCGGTTTGAAAACCCGGTCGTTTCCGGCGATCCAGAAGCCGTGCGGCCTGCCGTCCGGCGCGATGAGCCCGCCTGCCGCATGGTCGAAGGAGAGGAGCAGCGCATCGCCGGAACGGGTCTGGGAGCGGAATACCGGCCCGGAACCCTCCTCTTTGCCGCCGTATGCCTGCATGAGGGCGGCGGCGGCGAGGCGTTCCCCGACGGTCTGCTTGTCCTTCGGGTGGATGTCTGCGGCATCGCCGGCGTCGACCGCCGAGGCGACGAGGTTTCCGGTCGCGGCGGCGGCGCGGCTCTGCGCTTCGCGGATCGGCGCCCATTCCGAATTCGGGTCGTAGTCCATCGCGGTCCGGTATCCGGCCAGAAGAACCTGCAGAAACGGGATGTCGCCCTGGGCGAAATGGAATCTCCAGTCCGCAATGAGGTCGCGCATGAGCCTCTCGTACTGGTGGAAGCGGATCGCGTTCGATTCTCCCTGATACCAGATCACGCCGCGGAGCGCGGCCGGTACGAGCGGGCGGATCATGTTGTCGAACAGGATCGAGAACGAGTTCGGGCAGCAGAGCCCCATGCCGGAGAGATGCGGGAAGGCCGGGCCGAGATCGGTTTCGATCTTGTAGCTCCATTCGCCGGCGATCGAGATCTTCTCGCGCTCCGCGTCGGCCGGGGCCAGCTTCATGCCGGAAGCCGGGCCGGTCAGCCCGCCGTCGTAGGCGAACGAGTAATCGCGCACGGCGATGACCCGGAGTCCGGGCCTGACCAGTTCTGAGGGAATCCGGTAGACCCGGCAGACGTCCCAGCACGACGTGTCGTATCCGCTGCCGGTGCGGCCTACTTCGACGCCGTCGAAGTAGGTGATGTCGTGCTTGTCGACGGCGCCGAGGGTCAGAATGAGTTCGCGGCCCGCCCATTCCGCCGGAATTTCGACCTTGCGGCGGAACCAGACGGTTCCGTTGGTATTGAGGTCGAACTCCTTCCACTGGGCGGGCAGGGCGGTGCGGTCCCAGTTCGAGTCGTCGTAGGCGCTCTCCGCCCAGCCGGCGGAAAAGCCGCTGTTCTCCGGTTCCGGCGGCAGGTGGGTGAACAATGCCGTTTCGAAATTGCGCATCGGTATTTCGAGCTCCTCGGG of the Victivallis lenta genome contains:
- a CDS encoding sialate O-acetylesterase encodes the protein MLKLAALFGDNAVLQRDRAVPVWGWCAPFRRVRATLGDGSAETRSGADGKFLLRFPPMPSAVRLTLQVTELESGETATAQNIALGEVWLASGQSNMEFKVSSLADGGAELRRRADAGELDAVRMLTVPRNALLTPARDVDAAWQTASAATIDDWSAVALFFAKKLADELAVPVGVLASSWGGTIAEAWTSGETLARNPDIARAYSEYLLRTGSTEYWDSLSPEELEIPMRNFETALFTHLPPEPENSGFSAGWAESAYDDSNWDRTALPAQWKEFDLNTNGTVWFRRKVEIPAEWAGRELILTLGAVDKHDITYFDGVEVGRTGSGYDTSCWDVCRVYRIPSELVRPGLRVIAVRDYSFAYDGGLTGPASGMKLAPADAEREKISIAGEWSYKIETDLGPAFPHLSGMGLCCPNSFSILFDNMIRPLVPAALRGVIWYQGESNAIRFHQYERLMRDLIADWRFHFAQGDIPFLQVLLAGYRTAMDYDPNSEWAPIREAQSRAAAATGNLVASAVDAGDAADIHPKDKQTVGERLAAAALMQAYGGKEEGSGPVFRSQTRSGDALLLSFDHAAGGLIAPDGRPHGFWIAGNDRVFKPAEAVIAGVKVAVSSPQVPEPVAVRYGWSDNPRSADLRNSAGLPALPFRTDKFDDGENE
- a CDS encoding GNAT family N-acetyltransferase, translated to MTEAIRIRPAAEADLPELVELLRQLFELEQDFEPDASKQQAGLSLMLESPFAELLVAECGGRVAGFCGVQLQISTAMGSYAAQIEDLVLHPEFRRRGIGSRLLDAAGAWAKQRGARRLQLNCDDQNLPAMRFYEARNWIRTHLFNYFKFNF